The genomic stretch TATCGCCCTAGCACGGAAGCAATGTACCAAATTTCTGTTTATGACACCCATTTTCAGCCATAACTACATGGAATGACGCCTGCCCTCAGGGAGAGCAGAACGTTTTGTATTACTATCGAAAATCACCTGTGAAGAGAAGAAGCGATGAAAGTTGTTGAATTGGAAAATGTTCCCTTATCGGAATTACGCCAGATGGCAATGGAATTGAATATTCCCAATGCCAACCGCATGAAAAAAGAAGATCTCATCCTGCATATTCGTCAGGCGGAAGGTGAGCAGGAGGGGATGGAAGTCCGAGGGGGAATATTGGAAATCATGAGCGAGGGAATTGGCTTTCTGCGATCGGGTCATTACACCCCTGGTCCCTTCGACGTTTACGTTTCGCAATCCCAAATTCGCCGTTACAACCTGAAAACCGGCGATCTGGTGATCGGTCAGGTGCGACCACCGCGCGAATCCGAACGTCACTATGGTCTGCTGAAGGTGGAAACCATCAACGGCATTGATGCAGAGGAAGCGCGCAATCGCCCGAATTTCGAGTCGCTTACCCCGATTTTCCCGGACACACGCTTTGACCTGGAAACCGACCGCCACACCCTTTCCACCCGCCTGATCAATCTGGTCACCCCGATCGGACGCGGGCAGCGGGGACTGATCGTTTCACCGCCCAAAGCCGGTAAAACGACCATCTTGAAGCAAATTGCCAATGCTATTTCCACCAAGTACCCCGACGTTCATCTGATGGTAGCGTTGATCGGCGAGCGTCCTGAAGAGGTTACCGACATGGATCGCTCTGTTGATGCCGAAGTGATCTCCTCGACCTTTGACGAACCGGTAACCTCGCATGTGCGGATTGCCGAAATGGCTCTGGAACGCGCCAAACGTCTGGTCGAAATTGGTCGCCATGTGGTCATCCTGATGGATTCGATTACCCGTTTAGCCCGCGCCTACAATCTCGTGGTCACGCCATCCGGACGCACCTTATCGGGTGGTATTGATCCTTCAGCGCTTTACCCACCGAAACGCTTTTTCGGCGCGGCGCGCAATCTGGAAGAAGGCGGCTCCTTGACGATTATTGCCACCTGCCTGGTTGACACCGGCTCCCGTATGGACGATGTTGTTTATGAAGAGTTCAAGGGCACCGGCAACATGGAGTTGCACCTCTCGCGGCGCTTACAAGAACGGCGCATCTTCCCTGCCATTGATATCGAGCGCTCTTCGACCCGCCGCGAAGAGTTATTATTAGGTCCAGACATCACCCAAAGGGTCTGGTTGATGCGGCGCATGTATGACGCCATGATCACGCCTCCACCGCATGGCGCCGGAATGGACCCAACAACCGCCACCGAAGCGATTTTGCAACGGCTGGCGCGCACGGCCAACAATCAGGAATTCCTCGAGACCCTGAGCGAAGACCTGG from Anaerolineae bacterium encodes the following:
- a CDS encoding Transcription termination factor Rho, which codes for MKVVELENVPLSELRQMAMELNIPNANRMKKEDLILHIRQAEGEQEGMEVRGGILEIMSEGIGFLRSGHYTPGPFDVYVSQSQIRRYNLKTGDLVIGQVRPPRESERHYGLLKVETINGIDAEEARNRPNFESLTPIFPDTRFDLETDRHTLSTRLINLVTPIGRGQRGLIVSPPKAGKTTILKQIANAISTKYPDVHLMVALIGERPEEVTDMDRSVDAEVISSTFDEPVTSHVRIAEMALERAKRLVEIGRHVVILMDSITRLARAYNLVVTPSGRTLSGGIDPSALYPPKRFFGAARNLEEGGSLTIIATCLVDTGSRMDDVVYEEFKGTGNMELHLSRRLQERRIFPAIDIERSSTRREELLLGPDITQRVWLMRRMYDAMITPPPHGAGMDPTTATEAILQRLARTANNQEFLETLSEDLD